A single region of the Thermoplasmata archaeon genome encodes:
- a CDS encoding 4Fe-4S dicluster domain-containing protein, protein MTSMADPGLMATIRRYGAFDVTACFSCGTCTVACPLSTPTTSFPRKLIHYAQLGLRDKLVGRPDVWLCESCGECTDTCPRDAKPSEFMIALRKYEIAELGVPAFTHRLLTSRAFAASFLAALSLLLMGILALIQRPADLTSVALFGFLPEQGVEIIGIAVGVVALGTALVGVLRLWRSMARAAPRHEEAPASGVAADTVPRAQTTVPTLRDVLVQRRTQTCAAENHAKRWWHTRWFGHLAVFWGFLGLLLATILRFVALPIHGGLVPPWEPVRLLGIVSGALLLYGTAMMIVRRVRKADRYTSRSTFMDWTFILFLFLAGLGGFLVDIAQYAGLPFWAYAFMLFHLVVVFDLLVLLPFTKFAHVVYRPVALWLSRVYGQIS, encoded by the coding sequence ATGACCTCCATGGCGGACCCCGGCCTCATGGCCACGATCCGGCGGTACGGAGCGTTTGACGTCACGGCCTGCTTCAGCTGCGGCACCTGCACCGTGGCCTGTCCGCTGTCGACGCCCACCACGAGCTTCCCGCGCAAGCTGATCCACTACGCCCAGCTCGGGCTCAGGGACAAGCTCGTCGGCCGACCGGACGTCTGGCTCTGCGAGTCCTGCGGCGAGTGCACGGACACGTGCCCGCGGGACGCGAAGCCCTCCGAGTTCATGATCGCCCTCCGGAAGTACGAAATCGCGGAGCTCGGAGTGCCCGCCTTCACGCACCGCCTCCTGACCTCGCGTGCGTTCGCCGCGTCCTTCCTCGCGGCCCTATCGCTCCTCCTCATGGGCATCCTGGCGCTCATCCAGCGACCCGCGGACTTGACCTCGGTCGCCTTGTTCGGCTTCCTGCCGGAGCAGGGCGTGGAGATCATCGGCATCGCGGTCGGCGTCGTCGCTCTCGGGACGGCCCTGGTCGGTGTGCTACGCCTGTGGCGCTCGATGGCGCGCGCGGCCCCCCGCCACGAGGAGGCGCCGGCGTCGGGCGTGGCCGCGGACACCGTGCCCCGGGCCCAGACGACCGTCCCCACGTTGCGCGACGTCCTCGTCCAGCGGCGGACCCAGACCTGCGCCGCCGAGAACCATGCGAAGCGGTGGTGGCACACCCGCTGGTTTGGCCACCTCGCGGTCTTCTGGGGCTTCCTCGGATTGCTCCTGGCCACGATCCTGCGCTTCGTCGCGCTGCCCATCCACGGGGGCCTCGTGCCGCCCTGGGAGCCCGTGCGCCTCTTGGGGATCGTGAGCGGAGCGTTGCTCCTCTACGGGACCGCCATGATGATCGTGCGGCGCGTCCGGAAGGCAGACCGCTACACCTCGCGGTCCACGTTCATGGACTGGACGTTCATTCTCTTTCTGTTCCTTGCGGGGCTCGGGGGTTTCCTCGTGGACATCGCGCAGTACGCCGGCCTTCCCTTCTGGGCCTACGCGTTCATGCTCTTCCACCTGGTCGTCGTGTTCGACCTGCTCGTGCTCCTTCCGTTCACGAAGTTCGCCCACGTGGTGTACCGACCCGTCGCGCTTTGGCTGAGCCGGGTCTACGGCCAGATCTCATGA